The following are encoded in a window of Alosa sapidissima isolate fAloSap1 chromosome 12, fAloSap1.pri, whole genome shotgun sequence genomic DNA:
- the s1pr4 gene encoding sphingosine 1-phosphate receptor 4 produces MEALYSRSACPSMYGSDNSSVILQHYNYTGRLQHRQPRQGGISVTTASFLFISICIILENLVVLMAVLFRIRLRSRWVYICIANITLSDLLAGVAYVVNLCMSGSRTFELSPALWLFREGLLFVALAASIFSLLLIAVERYTTMLKPLHQKSGKKTCRIYTTVLLCWVLACALGFLPLLGWNCMCNLERCSTLLPLYSKSYILFALILFFFILLAIGVLYSAIFLHVRKSTQSISQRGRGRYMRLLKTVITIVGVFSLCWGPLFFLLLVDFFCSSRDCRLLFGSDWVIAMAVLNSALNPIIYSLGSMELRKAIASILCCCCLWTGLIDPKTFMSKETGSTSGSRHDSLRNSFSKVRSMSTSPTPKPRKMRLSTTTSCLSVSSG; encoded by the coding sequence ATGGAGGCCCTCTACTCCCGCAGCGCCTGCCCCTCCATGTACGGCTCGGACAACTCCAGCGTCATCCTGCAGCACTACAACTACACGGGCCGGCTGCAGCACCGGCAGCCACGGCAGGGCGGGATCAGCGTGACCACGGCCAGCTTCCTGTTCATCAGCATCTGCATTATCCTGGAGAACCTGGTGGTGCTGATGGCTGTGCTCTTCCGCATCCGGCTGCGCAGCCGCTGGGTCTACATCTGCATCGCCAACATCACCCTCAGTGACCTGCTGGCTGGCGTGGCCTACGTGGTCAACCTGTGCATGTCGGGCAGCCGCACCTTCGAGCTGAGCCCGGCGCTCTGGTTGTTTCGCGAGGGGCTGCTATTCGTGGCGCTGGCCGCATCCATCTTCAGCCTGCTGCTGATCGCCGTGGAGCGCTACACGACCATGCTGAAGCCCTTGCACCAGAAGTCGGGCAAGAAGACGTGCCGCATCTACACCACGGTGTTGCTGTGCTGGGTGCTGGCGTGTGCCCTCGGCTTTCTACCCCTGCTGGGGTGGAACTGCATGTGCAACCTGGAGCGCTGCTCCACCCTCCTGCCCCTCTACTCCAAGAGCTACATCCTCTTCGCCCTCatcctcttcttcttcatcctGCTGGCCATCGGTGTGCTCTACAGCGCCATCTTCCTGCACGTGAGGAAGAGCACGCAGTCGATCTCTCAGCGAGGCCGCGGACGCTATATGCGACTGCTGAAGACGGTCATCACCATCGTGGGCGTCTTCAGCCTGTGCTGGGGCCCGCTCTTCTTCCTTCTGCTGGTGGACTTCTTCTGCTCGTCGCGCGACTGCCGCCTCCTGTTTGGCTCCGACTGGGTCATCGCCATGGCCGTGCTCAACTCCGCCCTGAACCCCATCATCTACTCGCTGGGCAGCATGGAGCTGCGCAAGGCCATCGCCAGCatcctgtgctgctgctgcctgtGGACGGGCCTGATCGACCCCAAGACCTTCATGTCCAAGGAGACGGGCAGCACGTCCGGCAGCCGGCATGACAGCCTGCGGAACAGCTTCAGCAAGGTGAGAAGCATGAGCACCAGCCCCACGCCCAAACCCAGAAAGATGCGTCTGAGCACAACCACCTCTTGCCTGTCTGTGTCAAGTGGTTAG